From Haloglomus litoreum, the proteins below share one genomic window:
- a CDS encoding DHH family phosphoesterase: MVFRLVLGCGSVGRRLVTSLSGDGDLLVLTDDESRVDALREEGVAAEVADPTSADAIRARAGHVDSVIVGSPAAARNREIALAGREAYPDAFLLAYTGLDATPGDCEALAGLADRTVDPGSAVAEALLDRVGDAGYRLRRLNRVLNAIDGRLAVVMHDNPDPDAIASAVALCTLAERAGLEADACYYGDISHQENRALVNLLEYDLVQLDPDEDPRDTYGGFALVDHSRPGVNDQLPVDLSVDVVIDHHPPRGPVEASFVDLRSDVGATSTLLTGYLEGFTVEPSAAVATGLLFGIRVDTKDFSREVSIEDFRAAATLVPHVDASALDRIESPSVSVETLECIGRAIRKRQVHGEVVVSCIGRTNDRDALAQAADTLLDLEGVSVTFVYGYTDEMVYGSARARATDLDLGEALRDAFGQIGSAGGHADMAGAQLPVGALAVQFDEDEAEGVEHDPEDDLREAIDSRFLEALDITPDLAAKTVYGRGNYMGGDAALLGAGARGGSNVSEERDPPDDGT, from the coding sequence ATGGTGTTCCGGCTGGTGCTGGGGTGTGGCTCGGTCGGTCGCAGGCTCGTGACCTCGCTTTCGGGCGACGGGGACCTGCTGGTCCTCACCGACGACGAGTCACGGGTCGACGCGCTCCGAGAGGAGGGCGTCGCTGCGGAGGTGGCCGACCCCACGAGCGCGGATGCCATCCGCGCCCGCGCCGGCCACGTGGACAGCGTCATCGTCGGGAGCCCGGCGGCCGCCCGGAACCGCGAGATCGCCCTCGCTGGGCGCGAGGCCTACCCCGATGCCTTCCTGCTGGCCTACACGGGCCTCGACGCGACCCCGGGTGACTGCGAGGCCCTCGCCGGGCTCGCCGACCGCACGGTCGACCCCGGGTCGGCGGTCGCCGAGGCGCTCCTCGACCGGGTCGGCGACGCCGGCTACCGCCTCCGCCGCCTCAACCGCGTGCTCAACGCCATCGATGGGCGGCTGGCGGTCGTCATGCACGACAACCCCGACCCCGACGCCATCGCGTCGGCGGTGGCGCTGTGCACGCTCGCCGAGCGTGCCGGGCTGGAGGCGGATGCCTGCTACTACGGCGACATCAGCCACCAGGAGAACCGGGCGCTGGTGAACCTGCTCGAGTACGACCTCGTTCAGCTGGACCCCGACGAGGATCCCCGCGACACCTACGGGGGGTTCGCCCTGGTCGACCACTCTCGCCCGGGCGTCAACGACCAGCTCCCCGTGGACCTGTCGGTGGACGTCGTCATCGACCACCATCCGCCCCGGGGGCCGGTCGAGGCGTCGTTCGTCGACCTCCGGAGCGACGTGGGTGCGACCAGCACACTGCTCACGGGGTATCTGGAGGGGTTCACGGTCGAACCATCGGCAGCGGTCGCGACCGGCCTCCTGTTCGGCATCCGGGTGGACACGAAGGACTTCTCGCGCGAGGTCTCCATCGAGGACTTCCGCGCGGCCGCGACGCTGGTCCCGCACGTCGATGCGAGCGCGCTCGACCGCATCGAGTCGCCCTCCGTAAGCGTCGAGACGCTGGAGTGCATCGGACGGGCCATCCGGAAGCGGCAGGTCCACGGCGAGGTCGTCGTCTCCTGTATCGGCCGGACGAACGACCGCGACGCACTGGCACAGGCCGCCGACACGCTGCTGGATCTGGAGGGCGTCTCCGTCACCTTCGTCTACGGGTACACCGACGAGATGGTGTACGGGTCCGCCCGCGCGCGGGCGACGGACCTCGACCTCGGGGAGGCGCTCCGGGACGCCTTCGGCCAGATCGGGAGCGCCGGCGGCCACGCCGACATGGCCGGCGCCCAGCTCCCGGTCGGCGCCCTGGCCGTCCAGTTCGACGAGGACGAGGCCGAGGGTGTCGAGCACGACCCGGAGGACGACCTCCGGGAGGCCATCGACTCGCGCTTCCTCGAGGCGCTGGACATCACGCCGGATCTCGCGGCCAAGACGGTGTACGGCCGGGGGAACTACATGGGCGGTGACGCGGCACTCCTGGGCGCGGGCGCCCGGGGAGGGTCGAACGTGAGCGAGGAGCGTGACCCACCGGACGACGGCACGTGA
- a CDS encoding CBS pair associated ParBc domain-containing protein, protein MVDRVDEKPRVRDYMTREVETVSADETVGEVSRQMAESEGHGGFPVCDGRRVEGFIAARDMLLADDNDPIFKVMSQDLVVAHPEMEVMDAARVILRSGIQRLPVVDDAGNLVGIISNADVIRSQIERATPGKVDKLKRTLQNIHDVGASEERRTVELAALRPTQSKVYSDELEGRSYELENGLAEPLVVIDNAGELLLADGHHRVKAAHKLGIEEMDAYVIVLDERVALGMAETAEKEDLHDIEDIQEVDYAHHPLVETTHRLQESER, encoded by the coding sequence ATGGTAGACCGCGTTGACGAGAAACCCCGGGTCCGGGATTACATGACGCGGGAGGTCGAGACGGTGTCGGCCGACGAGACCGTGGGCGAGGTCTCACGGCAGATGGCCGAGAGCGAGGGTCACGGCGGCTTCCCGGTCTGTGACGGGCGTCGCGTCGAGGGGTTCATCGCCGCGCGGGACATGCTCCTCGCGGACGACAACGACCCCATATTCAAGGTGATGAGCCAGGACCTCGTCGTCGCGCACCCGGAGATGGAGGTGATGGACGCCGCGCGGGTCATCCTCCGGTCGGGCATCCAGCGGCTCCCGGTGGTCGACGACGCGGGCAACCTCGTGGGCATCATCTCGAACGCCGATGTCATCCGCTCACAGATCGAGCGTGCAACGCCCGGCAAGGTGGACAAACTCAAGCGGACCCTCCAGAACATCCACGACGTCGGCGCCTCCGAGGAGCGGCGCACGGTCGAACTCGCCGCCCTCCGCCCCACACAGTCGAAGGTGTACTCCGACGAGCTGGAGGGCCGGAGCTACGAACTGGAGAACGGGCTCGCGGAGCCGCTCGTCGTCATCGACAACGCCGGCGAACTCCTCCTCGCCGACGGCCACCACCGCGTCAAGGCGGCCCACAAGCTCGGTATCGAGGAGATGGACGCCTACGTCATCGTCCTCGACGAGCGGGTCGCGCTCGGGATGGCCGAGACCGCCGAGAAGGAGGACCTCCACGATATCGAGGACATCCAGGAGGTCGACTACGCGCACCACCCGCTCGTCGAGACGACCCACCGCCTGCAGGAGAGCGAGCGGTGA
- a CDS encoding ABC transporter ATP-binding protein, with protein MTDPTGRPPTAIGAPAVAVRNLRKTYGGDDGVVAVEDASFTVDRGEVVGLLGPNGAGKTTTLKAALGLLVPTAGSCEVMGVDVHEETARVYRQVGAMLEGARNVYWRLTPRENLSFFASLQGIDPRMRREDHDRLLDSLGLLDRADDAVNDFSRGMKGKVALAATLARETPVVFLDEPTLGLDVEATRDLRSRIRRLADEEGRTVLLSSHDMDTVQAVCDRAVVMNEGRVVADDAVENLVGLFRTRDYEVTVAGTLGGRRATLEREFGADGFRETADGLRFTATVPEGQFYDLVDHLRDADVEVVSVSARETDLEEAFLRLTGRDHGDGPDHEGRPEVRAE; from the coding sequence GTGACCGATCCCACGGGCAGGCCCCCGACAGCCATCGGGGCCCCCGCCGTCGCGGTCCGGAACCTCCGGAAGACGTACGGTGGCGACGACGGCGTGGTGGCCGTCGAGGACGCCTCCTTCACGGTCGACCGCGGCGAGGTGGTCGGGCTCCTCGGGCCGAACGGTGCCGGCAAGACGACCACGCTGAAGGCCGCCCTCGGCCTGCTCGTCCCCACCGCGGGGAGCTGTGAGGTGATGGGCGTCGACGTCCACGAGGAGACGGCCCGTGTCTACCGCCAGGTCGGCGCGATGCTGGAGGGCGCGCGCAACGTCTACTGGCGACTCACGCCCCGCGAGAACCTCTCGTTCTTCGCCTCCCTGCAGGGTATCGACCCGCGGATGCGCCGGGAGGACCATGACCGGCTCCTCGACTCGCTGGGTCTGCTCGACCGCGCGGACGATGCCGTCAACGACTTCTCGCGTGGCATGAAGGGGAAGGTGGCGCTGGCCGCGACGCTGGCCCGCGAGACGCCCGTCGTATTCCTCGACGAGCCGACGCTGGGACTGGACGTGGAGGCGACCCGCGACCTCCGGAGCCGCATCCGCCGACTCGCCGACGAGGAGGGCCGAACGGTGCTGCTGTCGAGCCACGACATGGACACGGTGCAGGCGGTCTGTGACCGCGCCGTCGTGATGAACGAGGGGCGCGTCGTCGCGGACGACGCCGTCGAGAACCTGGTCGGCCTGTTCCGGACCCGCGACTACGAGGTGACGGTCGCCGGGACGCTGGGCGGACGGCGGGCGACGCTGGAGCGGGAGTTCGGGGCCGACGGCTTCCGCGAAACTGCGGACGGGCTCCGGTTCACCGCCACCGTGCCGGAGGGCCAGTTCTACGACCTCGTCGACCACCTTCGCGACGCCGATGTCGAGGTCGTCTCGGTCTCTGCGCGGGAGACGGACCTCGAGGAGGCGTTCCTCCGGCTCACGGGGCGGGACCACGGCGACGGGCCGGACCACGAGGGGCGGCCGGAGGTGCGCGCGGAATGA
- a CDS encoding ABC transporter permease — protein MSADDASGRPDGGTVAHDPLPATERSGSATLRESYVLARAVAYKSLILRIRYAFNTVTNLFTIYVFFALLFFGGRAIAPQAITDSLTGIIVGFFLILMATVAYSDLSWELIREAQWGTLEQLYMSPLGFRRVVFLKTAVNLVVAFAFGAILLGLMLLTTGTTLALDPLTVVPLGLLAMGPAVGVGYVLGGLALLFKRVENVFQIVQFSFVGLVAAPVDTYPLLKLLPLALGADLLRDAMGGGLRLWELPVADLGLLVLKAVLYVAVGHILFGWFARRARDGGKLGKY, from the coding sequence ATGAGCGCGGACGACGCCAGCGGGCGGCCGGACGGCGGCACCGTCGCACACGACCCACTCCCGGCGACCGAGCGGTCGGGCTCGGCGACCCTCCGGGAGTCGTACGTCCTCGCACGCGCGGTGGCGTACAAGTCGCTCATCCTCCGGATCCGGTACGCGTTCAACACCGTCACCAACCTGTTCACCATCTACGTCTTCTTCGCGCTCCTGTTCTTCGGGGGTCGGGCCATCGCGCCCCAGGCCATCACGGACTCGCTGACGGGCATCATCGTCGGGTTCTTCCTCATCCTGATGGCGACGGTGGCGTACTCGGACCTCTCCTGGGAGCTCATCCGCGAGGCCCAGTGGGGCACCCTCGAACAGCTCTACATGTCGCCGCTGGGGTTCCGCCGGGTCGTCTTCCTGAAGACCGCCGTCAACCTCGTCGTCGCGTTCGCGTTCGGCGCCATCCTGCTCGGGCTGATGCTCCTGACGACGGGGACGACGCTCGCGCTCGACCCGCTGACGGTCGTTCCGCTGGGCCTGCTCGCGATGGGGCCGGCTGTGGGCGTGGGGTACGTCCTCGGTGGCCTGGCGCTCCTGTTCAAGCGCGTCGAGAACGTCTTCCAGATCGTCCAGTTCAGCTTCGTCGGGCTCGTCGCGGCGCCGGTCGACACCTACCCGCTGCTGAAGCTCCTGCCGCTCGCGCTCGGTGCGGACCTCCTCCGCGACGCGATGGGCGGTGGGCTCCGGCTGTGGGAACTCCCGGTGGCGGACCTCGGGCTGCTGGTTCTGAAGGCGGTCCTCTACGTCGCTGTCGGCCACATCCTCTTCGGCTGGTTCGCGCGGCGGGCCCGCGACGGCGGCAAGTTGGGCAAGTACTGA
- a CDS encoding acyl-CoA mutase large subunit family protein, which yields MFDEEDLESIRDSREEWESETLDPWLERGGERKEEFVTVSNHEIDRLYTPEDVEDLDYEADLGNPGEPPYTRGPYPTMYRGRTWTMRQFAGFGTAEETNERFHYLIDEGQTGLSTAFDMPSLMGLDSDDPMSLGEVGKEGVAVDTLADMEVLFDGIDVGEVSTSFTINPSAAVIYGMYLALADQQGVPREQVRGTLQNDMLKEFIAQKEWVIPPEPSLDLVTDTIEFAVENTPKFYPVSVSGYHIREAGSTAAQEAAFTLADGFAYVEDAMDRGLGVDEVAPQLSFFFNSHNSMLEEVAKFRASRRVYARIMDEWYDAEADASKRLKFHTQTAGQSLTAQQPLNNIVRTTVQAMAAVLGGTQSLHTNSYDEALALPSEDAVRVALRTQQILAEESGVGDTVDPLGGSFAIEKLTDEMEAEIMAYIEEIREMGDGSVRDGVLAGIDRGYFHREIQEASYEYQQRVDAGDEVVVGVNQYQIDDDPDLDILHVDESTRDRQLARLERVKDERDDEEVEATLEALEEAIEADENTMPYIVDAVKAYATMGEIMEVFEAQYGAYQEKIGLA from the coding sequence ATGTTCGACGAGGAGGACCTCGAATCCATCAGGGACTCGCGCGAGGAGTGGGAGTCGGAGACGCTGGACCCGTGGCTGGAGCGGGGCGGCGAGCGCAAAGAGGAGTTCGTGACGGTGTCGAACCACGAGATCGACCGGCTGTACACGCCCGAGGACGTCGAAGACCTCGATTACGAGGCGGACCTGGGCAACCCGGGCGAGCCGCCGTACACGCGGGGGCCGTACCCGACGATGTACCGCGGTCGCACCTGGACGATGCGCCAGTTCGCGGGCTTCGGGACGGCCGAGGAGACCAACGAGCGGTTCCACTACCTCATCGACGAGGGGCAGACGGGCCTCTCGACGGCGTTCGACATGCCGTCGCTGATGGGGCTGGACTCGGACGACCCGATGAGTCTGGGCGAGGTGGGCAAGGAGGGTGTCGCGGTCGACACGCTGGCGGATATGGAGGTGCTGTTCGACGGCATCGACGTCGGCGAGGTGAGCACGTCGTTCACCATCAACCCGTCGGCCGCCGTGATTTACGGGATGTATCTCGCACTCGCGGACCAGCAGGGGGTGCCGCGCGAGCAGGTCCGCGGGACGCTGCAGAACGACATGCTCAAAGAGTTCATCGCGCAGAAGGAGTGGGTCATCCCGCCCGAACCGTCGCTGGACCTCGTGACCGACACCATCGAGTTCGCCGTCGAGAACACGCCGAAGTTCTACCCCGTCTCCGTGAGTGGGTATCACATCCGGGAGGCCGGCTCCACCGCGGCCCAGGAGGCGGCGTTCACGCTGGCGGACGGCTTCGCGTACGTCGAGGACGCGATGGACCGCGGCCTCGGGGTCGACGAGGTCGCCCCACAGCTGTCCTTTTTCTTCAACTCGCACAACTCGATGCTGGAGGAGGTGGCGAAGTTCCGGGCTTCGCGGCGCGTCTATGCGCGCATCATGGACGAGTGGTACGACGCCGAAGCGGACGCTTCGAAGCGGCTGAAGTTCCACACCCAGACCGCCGGGCAGTCACTGACGGCCCAGCAGCCGCTGAACAACATCGTCCGGACGACCGTGCAGGCGATGGCGGCAGTGCTGGGCGGCACACAGAGTCTCCACACCAATTCCTACGACGAGGCGCTGGCGCTGCCGAGCGAGGACGCGGTCCGCGTTGCCCTGCGAACGCAGCAGATTCTCGCGGAGGAGTCGGGTGTGGGCGACACGGTGGACCCACTCGGTGGCTCGTTCGCGATCGAGAAGCTGACCGACGAGATGGAGGCGGAGATCATGGCCTACATCGAGGAGATCCGGGAGATGGGCGACGGTTCCGTGCGCGATGGAGTGCTGGCGGGCATCGACCGTGGGTACTTCCACCGCGAGATCCAGGAGGCGAGCTACGAGTACCAGCAGCGCGTCGACGCCGGCGATGAGGTGGTCGTGGGGGTCAACCAGTACCAGATCGACGACGACCCCGACCTGGATATCCTCCACGTCGACGAGTCGACCCGGGACCGCCAGCTCGCCCGCCTGGAGCGGGTCAAGGACGAGCGCGACGACGAGGAGGTCGAAGCGACGCTGGAGGCGCTGGAGGAGGCCATCGAGGCCGACGAGAACACGATGCCGTACATCGTCGACGCCGTCAAGGCGTACGCGACGATGGGCGAGATCATGGAGGTCTTCGAGGCCCAGTACGGCGCCTACCAGGAGAAGATCGGACTCGCCTGA
- a CDS encoding ABC transporter permease, producing the protein MSYRHVWKRDLLSSYRSRLVPVVALLLLLATAGIILGMYALDNHGPPPDQRTAVFAIGAVGHALIPLVGLLGSYSALAGERESGSVRFLMGLPNSRLDAFLGKFASRMTSVGAPLALGLLVCTAAVGALFQNGSYVEMLGLTAVTLLYALLFVGLGLALSAVASTSTRAVVGSVGLFALFRGGWPALQAVLLEVTDAERYPFAPDWYYWIGRINPLNAYVKLTTEYADFGTGSHPLLTRAVETDYNPATEEVVVESTVQSFAVTSEFAAIVLLAWTVIVPLGALAVWRRRDLL; encoded by the coding sequence ATGAGCTATCGCCACGTCTGGAAGCGCGACCTGCTGTCCTCGTACCGGTCGCGGCTCGTGCCGGTCGTCGCCCTGTTGCTCCTCCTCGCCACCGCGGGCATCATCCTCGGGATGTACGCCCTCGACAACCACGGCCCGCCGCCGGACCAGCGGACCGCGGTCTTCGCCATCGGAGCCGTCGGGCACGCGCTGATCCCGCTTGTCGGCCTCCTCGGCTCGTACTCGGCGCTGGCGGGCGAGCGCGAGTCCGGCAGCGTCCGGTTCCTCATGGGCCTGCCCAACTCCCGGCTGGACGCCTTCCTGGGGAAGTTCGCGTCGCGGATGACCTCGGTCGGTGCGCCGCTCGCGCTGGGGCTGCTCGTCTGTACGGCCGCCGTCGGGGCGCTCTTCCAGAACGGCTCGTACGTCGAGATGCTCGGCCTCACCGCCGTAACGCTGCTGTACGCGCTCCTGTTCGTCGGGCTGGGGCTCGCGCTGTCGGCGGTCGCCTCCACCTCGACCCGCGCCGTGGTCGGGTCGGTGGGCCTCTTCGCGCTCTTCCGTGGCGGCTGGCCCGCCCTCCAGGCGGTCCTGCTCGAGGTGACCGACGCGGAACGGTACCCGTTCGCGCCGGACTGGTACTACTGGATCGGGCGGATCAACCCCCTCAACGCGTACGTGAAACTGACCACGGAGTACGCCGACTTCGGCACCGGGAGCCACCCGCTGCTGACACGCGCCGTCGAGACGGACTACAACCCGGCCACCGAGGAGGTGGTCGTCGAGTCGACCGTCCAGTCGTTCGCCGTCACCTCGGAGTTCGCCGCCATCGTGCTGCTGGCATGGACTGTGATCGTCCCACTCGGCGCGCTGGCCGTCTGGCGGCGTCGGGACCTGCTGTAG
- a CDS encoding ABC transporter ATP-binding protein translates to MSVVELDDLRKSYGDVTALRGVDLTVESGEVFGFLGPNGAGKSTTINIMLDFASPTAGEVRVLGEDPQRDSVPVRERTGSLLEGYGVYEHLTAREHVEHAIETRSADDDPDELIARVNLESATDRRAGGFSKGMKQRLALAVALVDDPELLVLDEPSTGLDPNGARTLREIVHEERDRGATVFFSSHILEQVEAVADEVGILYDGEIVAEDSVENLRDELGAGSTLVVELTGDPEPLSGIEAIEGVRDVGFPNGRLEAVCEDADTKLRVLNRVSEAGRLGEFDVREASLGEVFSKYTDGDGATPAPEQATAADGGGR, encoded by the coding sequence ATGAGCGTCGTCGAACTCGACGACCTCCGGAAGTCGTACGGCGACGTGACCGCACTCCGTGGCGTCGACCTCACGGTCGAATCCGGCGAGGTGTTCGGCTTCCTCGGCCCTAACGGCGCCGGCAAGTCGACCACCATCAACATCATGCTCGACTTCGCATCGCCGACCGCCGGCGAGGTCCGCGTCCTCGGCGAGGATCCACAGCGCGACTCGGTCCCCGTCCGCGAGCGCACGGGCTCCTTGCTCGAGGGCTACGGCGTCTACGAACACCTCACGGCGCGTGAGCACGTCGAGCACGCCATCGAGACCCGGAGCGCGGACGACGATCCCGACGAGCTCATCGCCCGGGTGAACCTCGAATCGGCCACTGACCGCCGCGCCGGTGGGTTCTCGAAGGGGATGAAGCAGCGCCTCGCGCTCGCCGTCGCCCTGGTCGACGACCCCGAACTGCTCGTGCTGGACGAGCCCTCGACGGGCCTGGACCCGAACGGGGCACGCACCCTGCGCGAGATCGTCCACGAGGAGCGCGACCGGGGCGCGACGGTGTTCTTCTCCTCGCACATCCTCGAACAGGTCGAGGCCGTCGCCGACGAGGTCGGCATCCTCTACGATGGGGAGATCGTCGCCGAGGACTCCGTCGAGAACCTGCGCGACGAGCTCGGCGCCGGCAGCACCCTCGTCGTCGAGCTGACGGGTGACCCGGAGCCGCTCTCGGGCATCGAGGCCATCGAGGGGGTCCGCGACGTGGGGTTCCCGAACGGCCGGCTGGAGGCGGTCTGCGAGGACGCCGACACCAAACTGCGTGTGCTGAACCGGGTCTCGGAGGCCGGACGCCTCGGCGAGTTCGACGTCCGCGAGGCGTCGCTCGGCGAGGTCTTCTCGAAGTACACGGACGGCGACGGGGCCACCCCGGCACCGGAACAGGCGACCGCGGCCGACGGAGGTGGCCGATGA
- a CDS encoding AMP-binding protein, whose amino-acid sequence MSRRDPEVDNPAASDASKDRYAPPDWFVETANVSDPEVRQRFEDDWPACWAAAGDMLEWERPYETVLSTTDDRLTWFRGGRLNPSYNCVDRHVEAGRKNAVALRWIGASGERESLTYLDLQHEVQAVAAGLRSLGVGQGDVVTLFMPNVPELPVTMLACARLGALHNVVYAGFSAGELTERMASASSEFLVTCDGYYRRGSAVGQRNTADSARLDLDADVTGVLVGRLEDDPHLGRDYHGYGALRDEFAGTTVDPVARDAVDPLFVLYTSGTTGEPDQVTHATGGYLSYAAWTAMAVLDIRPEDTYWCAADIGWITGHTYGVYGPLALGTTTLLHESPADHQAGGHPWNSIERESVDVFYTSPTAVRSMRQRGAPPCEEHDRSSIRLLGTVGEPIDPTTWHWYREHLGGGEAPVVDTWWQTETGGIVVATLPAVDSMEPGSAGPGVPGLSIEVVDGGGDPVDDGQEGTLAVRRPWPGMCRRLTAEAAEGGAGAETPEAWQYVTGDRAVRGEDGYVTLLGRDADTIEMDEAVVGTATVERVISSLDGVTEAAVVPIPGTDEVAVYVSCERSRTDRETLAERVRERVAQEVSPAVRPDRIVVVPELPKTHSGKVMRRLLTDVVANRGYGDTSALRNPEVVGEIETVTREQE is encoded by the coding sequence ATGTCCAGGCGCGACCCGGAGGTGGACAACCCCGCGGCGAGCGACGCCTCGAAGGATCGGTACGCGCCACCGGACTGGTTCGTGGAGACGGCCAACGTCTCCGACCCCGAGGTCAGGCAGCGGTTCGAGGACGACTGGCCCGCCTGCTGGGCGGCGGCGGGGGATATGCTCGAGTGGGAGCGCCCGTACGAGACGGTGCTGTCGACGACCGACGACCGGCTGACGTGGTTCCGGGGCGGCCGGCTGAACCCCTCGTACAACTGCGTCGACCGGCACGTCGAGGCCGGACGGAAGAACGCCGTCGCGCTGCGCTGGATCGGCGCGTCCGGCGAGCGCGAGTCGCTCACGTACCTCGACCTCCAGCACGAGGTCCAGGCCGTCGCGGCCGGGCTCCGCTCGCTGGGCGTCGGCCAGGGTGACGTGGTGACGCTGTTCATGCCGAACGTGCCGGAGCTACCGGTGACGATGCTCGCCTGCGCGCGCCTCGGTGCCCTCCACAACGTCGTCTACGCGGGGTTCTCGGCCGGCGAGCTGACCGAGCGGATGGCGAGTGCCAGCTCGGAGTTCCTGGTCACCTGCGACGGCTACTACCGCCGGGGGAGCGCCGTCGGCCAGCGGAACACCGCCGACAGCGCGCGCCTCGACCTCGACGCCGACGTGACGGGCGTGCTGGTCGGCCGGCTCGAGGACGACCCGCACCTGGGCCGTGACTACCACGGCTACGGCGCGCTCCGCGACGAGTTCGCGGGCACGACGGTCGACCCGGTCGCACGCGACGCCGTCGACCCGCTGTTCGTGCTGTACACCTCCGGGACGACCGGCGAGCCCGATCAGGTGACCCACGCGACCGGGGGCTACCTCTCCTACGCGGCCTGGACGGCGATGGCCGTGCTGGATATCCGGCCGGAGGACACGTACTGGTGTGCGGCCGACATCGGCTGGATCACCGGTCACACCTACGGCGTCTACGGGCCGCTCGCGCTCGGGACGACCACGCTGCTCCACGAGTCGCCGGCCGACCACCAGGCCGGCGGCCACCCCTGGAACAGCATCGAGCGCGAGTCCGTGGACGTCTTCTACACGTCCCCGACCGCGGTCCGGTCGATGCGCCAGCGCGGCGCGCCGCCCTGCGAGGAACACGACCGCTCCTCGATTCGGTTGCTGGGTACCGTCGGGGAGCCCATCGACCCGACGACCTGGCACTGGTACCGCGAACACCTCGGCGGCGGGGAGGCCCCCGTCGTCGACACCTGGTGGCAGACCGAGACCGGCGGCATCGTCGTCGCGACGCTGCCCGCGGTCGACTCGATGGAGCCGGGGTCGGCCGGTCCCGGCGTCCCGGGGCTCTCCATCGAGGTGGTCGACGGCGGTGGCGACCCGGTCGACGACGGCCAGGAGGGAACGCTGGCGGTCCGCCGCCCGTGGCCGGGGATGTGCCGGCGGCTCACTGCGGAGGCAGCGGAGGGGGGTGCCGGCGCCGAGACCCCGGAGGCCTGGCAGTACGTCACGGGCGACCGTGCGGTCCGCGGTGAGGACGGCTACGTCACCCTGCTGGGCCGGGACGCGGACACCATCGAGATGGACGAGGCGGTGGTCGGGACGGCGACCGTCGAGCGGGTCATCAGCTCGCTCGACGGCGTCACCGAGGCGGCGGTCGTCCCCATCCCGGGAACGGACGAGGTGGCGGTGTACGTGAGCTGCGAGCGGAGCCGCACGGACCGGGAGACGCTGGCCGAACGGGTCCGCGAACGGGTCGCACAGGAGGTCTCACCCGCCGTCCGCCCGGACCGTATCGTCGTGGTGCCGGAGCTCCCGAAGACCCACTCCGGGAAGGTGATGCGACGGCTGCTCACCGACGTCGTCGCGAACCGGGGCTACGGCGACACGAGCGCGCTCCGGAACCCAGAGGTCGTCGGTGAGATCGAGACGGTGACGCGCGAGCAGGAGTGA